In Helicobacter pylori Shi112, the genomic window AATCTAATCGTGGGTCGCCAAAAGAATTTCCCGCTTCCCTTTTGTATTGTAAGGAAAGATTGTTAGCGCTATTGATGGAGTGATACATGTATCTTGTGAAACTATCCAACACATTAGGACACCCTTGGTCGCTATCTGGGCTAAAAGGGGCTTCACAAGGATAGGCTAACCCTATAGCGTTACTCCTTAAAGGGCGTGTAGCGTTATCTCGTGTCATGTTCCAGCTGAAAGTGAGCGTGTCTCTGTCGCTCAAATAACCATTCATTTTAACTAAAGCGTTGTTTTGCTCGCTAGGAGTTCCTGGCTCTTTATCGGCTTGTGTGGGATTGAAAAGGTTTTTCATCGCTGTAGCGCCGCTTCTATAATAGAAGATGTTTTGGTGCGTGTAGTAAGCGATAATATCAAAATGCGCACTTTGATAAGCCGATCTAAAAGTCTCTCGATCGCCAAAATTGGTATAAAAACTCACCGCCCCACTCGCTGCATAATTTTTCCCCCTAGGGATAAAATCAGCCGCTCCTTTAGTCTCCATTTTAATCACCCCCGCAATCGCTCCTGGCCCTGCACTCGCGTTCGCTGATCCTTTGGTCACTTCCACGCTTTTGAGCATGCCAGGGTCAATCACGGTGTTGCCTTGGTGGTGGTAGATATTGCCATTTTGCGCAGCCCCATCCACCGTAACCCTTAAAAGCCTGTCTTCAATGCCTCTCACATAGATTTTCTGCCCCATCACGCTCCCTCCGCCCACATTCACATCAGGGTTAGTCCTAAACAAGTCCTTGACTTCATTGCTTTGGCGTTGATCCAATTCTTTAGAAGTTACTTTAAACTCATTGTTGTAAGTGAAAATCCTTTTAGCTTGGGTGGTAACCTTATTTAAAGTGCGCTCCTCGCTATAGCAAGTATCAGCGAGTAGGGGGAAACATAAAGCGTATCTAAGCTTTGGGTATGATCTTAAAAATATCAAACAACTCTCCTTAATCTGAAAATTTAAAAAATAAAAATCAAAAAAAAAAAAAACAAAATCCGTCAATGCATTGAGATATAATAGTATGATAATTATTATTAAAACCAGATTAAAAATAAAATTTTGTTTTTAATTCTTTCTTATTTTCATTAATTGTTACAAATAGAAATACTTAAGGGGTCTTTTTATTCTCAAAAAAGGATTTTTTAAGGAAATTGAATCTTGTTAGTCTTTGTATAACAAATTATGTAATAATCACCGCAAGTAATTTGGCTTAGTGCTAGATTACTAAAGATTTAAAACCAAATAAAGGAAAAAAGATGGTTAATAAAGATGTGAAACAAACCACCGCTTTTGGCGCTCCCGTTTGGGATGACAACAATGTGATTACAGCTGGTCCTAGAGGTCCTGTTTTATTACAAAGCACTTGGTTTTTGGAAAAGTTAGCGGCGTTTGACAGAGAAAGGATCCCTGAAAGGGTGGTGCATGCTAAAGGAAGCGGAGCTTATGGCACTTTCACCGTGACTAAAGACATCACTAAATACACTAAAGCGAAAATTTTCTCTAAAGTGGGCAAAAAAACAGAATGCTTTTTCAGATTTTCTACTGTGGCAGGGGAAAAAGGCAGTGCGGATGCGGTGAGAGACCCTAGAGGTTTTGCGATGAAGTATTACACTGAAGAAGGTAACTGGGATTTAGTAGGGAACAACACGCCTGTTTTCTTTATCCGTGACGGGATCAAATTCCCTGATTTCATCCACACTCAAAAACGAGATCCTCAAACCAATTTGCCTAACCACGACATGGTATGGGATTTTTGGAGTAATGTTCCTGAAAGTTTGTATCAAGTAACATGGGTTATGAGCGATAGAGGTATTCCTAAATCTTTCCGCCACATGGATGGTTTTGGTAGCCACACTTTCAGCCTTATCAACGCAAAAGACGAACGCTTTTGGGTGAAATTCCACTTTCACACCATGCAAGGCGTTAAGCACTTGACTAATGAAGAAGCTGCAGAAATCAGAAAGCATGATCCTGATTCCAATCAAAGGGATTTATTCAATGCGATCGCTAGAGGGGATTTCCCAAAATGGAAATTAAGCATTCAAGTGATGCCAGAAGAAGATGCTAAAAAGTATCGATTCCATCCGTTTGATGTGACTAAAATTTGGTATCTCAAAGATTATCCATTGATGGAAGTGGGCATTGTAGAGTTGAATAAAAATCCTGAAAACTATTTCGCAGAAGTGGAGCAAGCGGCATTCGCTCCGTCTAATGTCGTTCCTGGAATTGGCTATAGCCCTGATAGGATGTTACAAGCTCGCTTGTTCTCTTATACAGACACACAACGCTACCGCTTAGGGGTTAATTATCCTCAGATACCGGTCAATAAACCAAGGTGCCCATTCCATTCTTCTAGCAGAGATGGTTACATGCAAAACGGATACTACGGCTCTTTGCAAAACTATACGCCTAGCTCATTGCCTGGCTATAAAGAAGATAAGAGCGCGAGAGATCCTAAGTTCAACTTAGCTCATATTGAAAAAGAGTTTGAAGTGTGGAATTGGGATTACAGAGCTGATGATAGCGATTACTACACCCAACCAGGCGATTACTACCGCTCATTGCCAGCTGATGAAAAAGAAAGGTTGCATGACACTATTGGAGAGTCTTTAGCTCATGTTACCCATAAAGAAATTGTGGATAAACAATTGGAGCATTTCAAGAAAGCTGACCCCAAATACGCTGAGGGAGTTAAAAAAGCTCTTGAAAAACACCAAAAAATGATGAAAGACATGCATGACATGCATGGAAAAGACATGCACCACATGAAAAAGAAAAAGTAACCCTTTTCTTTGAGCGTTCTTATTTTTTAGGAATGCTTTGTCTTTCAAAATTTAGGTTTTTGGATACTTATCAATCCTTTAGGGTTGGTGGTGTGTCCTACTTTTTCATTCATTCAACGAATTTAAAAATTACAATAAAGAGTTATACCTATGAAACGAAGGGATTTTATTAAAACGACTGCTTTAGGCGCTACAAGTGCTGTTTTAGGAGCACAGATTTTGCAGGCAGAAGAAAGCAAAGGGAGTGTTGCAAAATATAAAATAGAAGCTCAATACAGCATTGATTTTGATTCTGCAGAACACACTTCACTTTTCATTCCCATGCCGAGTGTTGTAGCGAGCAATGTGCATTTACAAGGCAATCATGCTAGCTATAAAAGCATGCTCAATTTTGGAGTGCCTTATTTGCAAGTGGATTTTTTAAAAAGCGCTCAAAAAAAGCAAGTCCATTTGTCTTATGAGATCGCTAGCTATCAATTGAATGAGCGTTTGTTTGAAACGAGCGATTTTGTAGCAATGGGGCGTTATGAAAGAGACGATGCGAGCGTGGCTAACATTGCCAACCAGCTCAAGGGAACAACCCCTAAAGAAAGCGTTCGTAATTTTTATGCGTTCATCAAGCATGAGATGCCTAAAAGACAGAAGGCTTTAGAGGGTAAAGAAAATTTGCCTAAGCGAGAGAGTTTGCCTTGGTTTGCAACCATTTCAAAAGAGAGCATGTTTGTGTCCTTATGCCATGCGTGTGGGATTAAAAGCGCTGAAGTGCAAGGCTTGAAATTGGCTCAAAACAGCGTGGTGAAAAACGCTTCTAAGGTAGAAGTGTATTTGAAAGATTCATTTCTAGCGTTTGATTTTCAAAATAATCACAAGGAAGTTTTTATCCCGTTGAATCGTCATAAAGACATGCAGTTAGATTCTGCTTTATTGGCGACTTTTGGCGATGCCTTTGCCCTTGTAGATGGTAGGGACTTAGGCAATTACGAGAGCAAACTTTTTGAAAAAAGAGTGTCCTATACGATTGTCTAAAGGCATGAAATTTAGGAATATTCCTTGATAGTGAGCTTTCCTTTTTAAGGAGAGCAAAAAGGGTTTAAAGGGTTGTCTTTATGCGAGAATTTTTTAAGAAACTTGGCACAGAATACGCTTCTAAGCTGTTTTTGGTTTATTGGCTTAGGTGGATGTTGAGCGCGTTGGTGATGCTGCCTTTTATGGAGATTTTCTATTATTTCAATTTTCCGTTGTGGCTCAATCTTTTCTTGGGGCAAACCATTGGAGCGGTGATTTTTTTCAAGCTGGATAAGTTGATTTTTTCTAAAAAATGATTTTTACAAGCTTAAAAAGCCACTAAGCTTTTCTCACTCTTAAGCTTTTGTATTTTCCTAAGCTTTTTTGAGGAATTCAGATTTTAAAGACAGACTCTGCCCTTCCACTTTACAATCCACATTGTGATCGCCATTGACAAGCTTGATATTTTTGATTTTGGTGCCTTTTTTAAGCGCTAAAGATGAACCTTTAACCTTTAAATCCTTGATGAGAATGACCGAGTCCCCATTTTGTAAAAGATTGTTATGGCAATCTTTAACGATCAATTCTTCATCATTAGCTTCATTTTCATTCCATTCATGCAAACAGCTAGAGCAAACCAATTGCACGCCATCATGGTAGGTGTAGGCGTCGTTGCATTTAGGGCATGGGGGCAAATCTTGCATGATAATTATCCTTATTGTGGTATCAGTATGACGATATTACCTAAAGTAAGGTTATAAAACGCTTTATTTTGATAAGTATCAACCCCATAAGATCGCATGACGAAAAAATATCACCTGCTTAGTGCAAGCTATTTAATATTTTAAAAAATTCTTTTAGTATTTTTAATGCCATCAATTTAAGTTTTTTCTGGTTAGTATTCAAAAAGCTCTTTTTAGAAATAGGTTACTAAAAGTTACTAATAAGTTAAAATTCGTTAAAATAATCATAATAATTAAAGATTTTAACCACTATTGTAGAAAAATAACAAGAGGGTTTGTAAAAACTCCCATTAAAAACAAGGAGCAAAAAAGATGAAAAAAGCGGGCTTTCTTTTTTTAGCGATGATAGCTATCGTTGTGATGAGTTTAAACGCTAAAGATCCGAATGTGTTGCGTAAGATTGTTTTTGAGAAATGTTTGCCTAATTATGAGAAAAATCAGAATCCTTCGCCATGCATAGAAGTCAAACCCGATGCCGGCTATGTGGTTTTAAAAGATATTAACGGCCCGTTGCAGTATTTGTTGATGCCAACAACTCACATTAGCGGTATTGAAAGCCCTTTGTTGCTTGATCCTTCCACGCCTAACTTTTTTTATTTGTCCTGGCAAGTGCGTGATTTTATGAGCAAAAAATACGCCAAACCCATTCCTGATAGCGCGATCTCTTTGACGATTAACTCTCATAAGGGGCGATCGCAAAACCATTTTCACATCCATATCTCTTGCATTAGCCTTGAAGCGCGCAAACAGCTGGATAATAATCTAAAAAAAATCAACAGCCGTTGGTCGCCATTATCAGGTGGCTTGAACGGGCATAAATATCTGGCGCGTCGGGTAACAGAAAGCGAATTGGCGCAAAAAAGCCCCTTTATCATGCTTACCAAAGAAGTGCCTAATGCACGCAAACGCATGGGAGACTATGGCTTGGCGGTGGTGCAACAAAGCGATAACTCCTTTGTCTTGTTAGCGACACGATTTAACCCATTGACTTCCAATCGCGCTTCAGCCGAAGAGATTCAAGATCATGAATGCGCGATTTTGCGTTAAGTTAGATTCTTAAATTTGAGCGGCAACTTTTAAAAAGCGTTATGGGGGTAGTGTTACCAAAACCCCCTATTTTTTGTGAATTTGACTGATCTTTTTGATTAACAAAACTTAAAATCCGCAATCAATCATTCTAAAAAGCTATTTAGGAACAACTTTTGCTTTATTTTGCATAGATTGAATTTCTTTAAATTAAAGGATAACCATGCTTAGGTCTTTATGGT contains:
- a CDS encoding catalase, with the protein product MVNKDVKQTTAFGAPVWDDNNVITAGPRGPVLLQSTWFLEKLAAFDRERIPERVVHAKGSGAYGTFTVTKDITKYTKAKIFSKVGKKTECFFRFSTVAGEKGSADAVRDPRGFAMKYYTEEGNWDLVGNNTPVFFIRDGIKFPDFIHTQKRDPQTNLPNHDMVWDFWSNVPESLYQVTWVMSDRGIPKSFRHMDGFGSHTFSLINAKDERFWVKFHFHTMQGVKHLTNEEAAEIRKHDPDSNQRDLFNAIARGDFPKWKLSIQVMPEEDAKKYRFHPFDVTKIWYLKDYPLMEVGIVELNKNPENYFAEVEQAAFAPSNVVPGIGYSPDRMLQARLFSYTDTQRYRLGVNYPQIPVNKPRCPFHSSSRDGYMQNGYYGSLQNYTPSSLPGYKEDKSARDPKFNLAHIEKEFEVWNWDYRADDSDYYTQPGDYYRSLPADEKERLHDTIGESLAHVTHKEIVDKQLEHFKKADPKYAEGVKKALEKHQKMMKDMHDMHGKDMHHMKKKK
- a CDS encoding twin-arginine translocation signal domain-containing protein, with translation MKRRDFIKTTALGATSAVLGAQILQAEESKGSVAKYKIEAQYSIDFDSAEHTSLFIPMPSVVASNVHLQGNHASYKSMLNFGVPYLQVDFLKSAQKKQVHLSYEIASYQLNERLFETSDFVAMGRYERDDASVANIANQLKGTTPKESVRNFYAFIKHEMPKRQKALEGKENLPKRESLPWFATISKESMFVSLCHACGIKSAEVQGLKLAQNSVVKNASKVEVYLKDSFLAFDFQNNHKEVFIPLNRHKDMQLDSALLATFGDAFALVDGRDLGNYESKLFEKRVSYTIV
- a CDS encoding zinc ribbon domain-containing protein YjdM; translated protein: MQDLPPCPKCNDAYTYHDGVQLVCSSCLHEWNENEANDEELIVKDCHNNLLQNGDSVILIKDLKVKGSSLALKKGTKIKNIKLVNGDHNVDCKVEGQSLSLKSEFLKKA